The stretch of DNA CACCGGCCCTTTAGTCTGTAGAGGAACGAGGCTGATTACTTCTTACCGAGGATCGAATCTTTGGCCATTTTCGCGACCCGGAACTTCACCACCCGCTTAGCCGGGATCTTGATCGGTTCACCCGTCTGCGGATTCCGACCCATGCGGGCCTTCCGATTGGCCAGCACCAACTTCCCGATTCCTGGAACGACAAAGGCATTCTTCGCTTCACGATAGGCGAGCGCGGCGAAATCGTCCAAAAATTGGACGGCCGTCTTCTTGGTAATCCCTGCCTTCCCAGCAAGATGGTCAGCAATCTGCGATTTCGTCATCGACTTGGCCATGCGTTCCTCCCTTTGAACAACGAATGAGTGTGAACTGACGTGTGCGGTCTGTGATCTATAAACTCGTACGTACAGAGGTGGAGCCGGAAATCTGCGCGTGTCCTGCAGAATCAGTCCGAAAACAGGGCGAGAGTGTATCCAAAGCCCTAGGGGCTGTCAAGAGCCGCAAAGCGGGCGTTGCGCATCCGAACACACGACCAGCGCGCGTCTCATGCTCTTGCGCGTCGCGTAAACCGGAGAGTACAGTACGTGAGCGGCGGGTATCCAGCACATCACTCAGGATCAAGAGGCGTCTCCATGGCTAAAGAACTCCCCATTATTTCCTCCAACGCTCAACCAGCCGAGGGGGCCGCACCCGAGGCGGTGATTTACTCACGAGTCTTCTGCAAGAATGAAAACGCTCCTCCGCTTCGCCTGTTGATAGAATTTCTCAAATCGCGCGGGCAACTTCCCATTCTCCCCCCGGACATGAGCGAGGCTATGCTGGACGAGTGGGCCTGGGT from Nitrospira sp. encodes:
- a CDS encoding HU family DNA-binding protein, which encodes MAKSMTKSQIADHLAGKAGITKKTAVQFLDDFAALAYREAKNAFVVPGIGKLVLANRKARMGRNPQTGEPIKIPAKRVVKFRVAKMAKDSILGKK